From one Heterodontus francisci isolate sHetFra1 chromosome 17, sHetFra1.hap1, whole genome shotgun sequence genomic stretch:
- the LOC137379199 gene encoding uncharacterized protein yields MSTYFGRVIMRRTFSCHSSTTINCNQFNGPEFAVPIGANAKTFTTIEGRKNATILGAETRKLRCTSLGCRGADVSAGVLCKAAGTCSWTIGLIAHKLQLFSYKFLSGWCQQVQSPLDSASTSVNTSERNLPLLFNLYLAPSLYWRFSNVNAKNSPKRNKNGECLGVREGDGRIKLCWKNCCLDGKAFYINAGVFIGISKFECAVSSQQPNT; encoded by the exons ATGAGCACTTACTTTGGAAGAGTAATAATGAG AAGAACATTCTCTTGCCACAGTTCCACTACCATCAATTGCAATCAATTTAATGGGCCAGAATTTGCGGTCCCAATAGGAGCAAATGCAAAGACATTCACCACTATTGAGGGCCGCAAGAACGCCACAATTTTGGGCGCTGAAACCCGGAAGTTGCGGTGTACCTCACTGGGCTGCAGAGGAGCTGATGTTTCCGCCGGGGTGCTGTGTAAAGCGGCTGGGACCTGCAGTTGGACAATTGGGCTGATTGCCCACAAGTTACAATTATTTTCATACAAATTTCTTTCGGGCTGGTGTCAGCAGGTGCAGAGCCCGCTCGACAGCGCATCCACATCTGTAAACACCAGTGAAAGGAATCTACCACTTCTGTTTAACTTGTACTTGGCGCCTTCGCTTTATTGGCGCTTTTCAAATGTAAATGCAAAAAATTCTCCAAAACGAAATAAAAATGGAGAATGTTTGGGTGTAAGAGAGGGAGACGGACGAATAAAACTTTGTTGGAAGAATTGCTGCCTGGATGGTAAAGCGTTCTACATCAATGCAGGTGTATTTATTGGCATTTCGAAGTTCGAGTGTGCTGTGAGTTCTCAGCAGCCAAATACTTGA